The nucleotide sequence AACAATTGCATAACACAGAGAGAGTTAAAGATAGTAACCATGGAGCTTCAAAATTCTACCAAAAACCCTAATCTAGAACCTTCAAACTCCAACAATGGCGGCGAAACCTTCTTCGAAGACATTGACAGTAACTGCTCCACTCCATATGTCAGCGCACCTTCAAGTCCTGGCCGCGGCGGCGGCCCACCACCCATCTCCTCCGGTTACTTCTACAGCGCTCCGGCAAGTCCATTGCATTTCTCCATAACCGCTTCTTCCTCTTACCACCACCAAACAACAACCTCTTCAGTTCCTATGAGTTACGAGTTTGAATTCTCAGCCCGGTTCGGATCCACCGGTTCAGCCGCTTCCGGTTCAATGACTTCCGCTGATGAGTTATTCCTCAACGGTCAGATCCGACCCATGAAGCTTTCTTCTCATTTGGAACGTCCTCAGGTTCTTGCTCCATTGCTAGAtcttgaagaagaggaagaagatgaagaagaaggtgaagttgttgttgttcgTGGTAGAGATCTGAGGTTAAGAGACAAATCTGTTAGAAGAAGAACCAGATCTATGTCTCCTTTAAGGAACAACAGTCATTTAGAATGGACAGAAAACGaagacgacaacaacaacaaaaacaacgtTGCTTGTGAGATTGAAGATGAAatgaacaacaaaaataatgaaaatggaAATGATTGTTCTGAAATGGAGAATGTTAAGGTTGATGAAATGGGTTTAGAAAGAATAGAGATAACACCTTTAGATTCAGCTTCATCTTCTAGATCTTCTTCAGCTGGAAGAAGCTCTAAAAGATGGGTTTTCTTGAAGGATTTTCTTAGAAGCAAAAGTGAAGGAAGAAGTAACAACAAGTTTTGGTCAACTATTTCATTTTCTCCAACAAAAGACAAGAAATCTAgctcaaataatcaaaatctaCAAGCCCAGAtttcaaaggagaaaacttGTGAAACACAAAGAAATgggtcatcatcatcatcatcatcttctagTAAAGGAAGTTGGGGTAAGAAAATGACGGGAAAACCTATGAATGGTGTTGGGAAGAGACGTGTTCCACCTTCTCCACATGAGTTACACTATAAAGCAAATAGGGCTCAAGCTGAAGAGTTGAGGAGAAAGACGTTTTTGCCTTATAGACAAGGTCTGCTTGGTTGTTTGGGATTTAGTTCTAAGGGTTATGGGGCTATGAATGGCTTTGCTAGAGCCTTAAACCCTGTTTCTTCAAGGTAAATTAATCCCATACTCGAGGGTTGGTTGGTTTTCTTCAAATTGTACAGATCATTATCatcatgattattattatttgttagaTCATTTTGGAATTAATCATTTAGAAAGCTTTTAGacgatgattattattattattattattatgtatgaAAAGCTTTTTAAGGTCATGTTAAAATGAGGTTTCTTTCTTCCTTCCACATCATCCTTCTTGTAGATGATGATATGATAAAACTATGTACAATATACTAGTGTACTTCAcagcattttattatttacacTATTGCTGTGTAGTAGTAACTAGagttcatattttattattatattatattatattatattatttacacTTGTTTATTGTCTTTGAAGTAAA is from Medicago truncatula cultivar Jemalong A17 chromosome 1, MtrunA17r5.0-ANR, whole genome shotgun sequence and encodes:
- the LOC11407500 gene encoding probable inactive serine/threonine-protein kinase scy2 isoform X1, whose amino-acid sequence is MELQNSTKNPNLEPSNSNNGGETFFEDIDSNCSTPYVSAPSSPGRGGGPPPISSGYFYSAPASPLHFSITASSSYHHQTTTSSVPMSYEFEFSARFGSTGSAASGSMTSADELFLNGQIRPMKLSSHLERPQVLAPLLDLEEEEEDEEEGEVVVVRGRDLRLRDKSVRRRTRSMSPLRNNSHLEWTENEDDNNNKNNVACEIEDEMNNKNNENGNDCSEMENVKVDEMGLERIEITPLDSASSSRSSSAGRSSKRWVFLKDFLRSKSEGRSNNKFWSTISFSPTKDKKSSSNNQNLQAQISKEKTCETQRNGSSSSSSSSSKGSWGKKMTGKPMNGVGKRRVPPSPHELHYKANRAQAEELRRKTFLPYRQGLLGCLGFSSKGYGAMNGFARALNPVSSRVNLKSK
- the LOC11407500 gene encoding probable inactive serine/threonine-protein kinase scy2 isoform X2 is translated as MELQNSTKNPNLEPSNSNNGGETFFEDIDSNCSTPYVSAPSSPGRGGGPPPISSGYFYSAPASPLHFSITASSSYHHQTTTSSVPMSYEFEFSARFGSTGSAASGSMTSADELFLNGQIRPMKLSSHLERPQVLAPLLDLEEEEEDEEEGEVVVVRGRDLRLRDKSVRRRTRSMSPLRNNSHLEWTENEDDNNNKNNVACEIEDEMNNKNNENGNDCSEMENVKVDEMGLERIEITPLDSASSSRSSSAGRSSKRWVFLKDFLRSKSEGRSNNKFWSTISFSPTKDKKSSSNNQNLQAQISKEKTCETQRNGSSSSSSSSSKGSWGKKMTGKPMNGVGKRRVPPSPHELHYKANRAQAEELRRKTFLPYRQGLLGCLGFSSKGYGAMNGFARALNPVSSSKKV
- the LOC11407500 gene encoding probable inactive serine/threonine-protein kinase scy2 isoform X3, producing MELQNSTKNPNLEPSNSNNGGETFFEDIDSNCSTPYVSAPSSPGRGGGPPPISSGYFYSAPASPLHFSITASSSYHHQTTTSSVPMSYEFEFSARFGSTGSAASGSMTSADELFLNGQIRPMKLSSHLERPQVLAPLLDLEEEEEDEEEGEVVVVRGRDLRLRDKSVRRRTRSMSPLRNNSHLEWTENEDDNNNKNNVACEIEDEMNNKNNENGNDCSEMENVKVDEMGLERIEITPLDSASSSRSSSAGRSSKRWVFLKDFLRSKSEGRSNNKFWSTISFSPTKDKKSSSNNQNLQAQISKEKTCETQRNGSSSSSSSSSKGSWGKKMTGKPMNGVGKRRVPPSPHELHYKANRAQAEELRRKTFLPYRQGLLGCLGFSSKGYGAMNGFARALNPVSSS